In the genome of Candidatus Neomarinimicrobiota bacterium, the window TCAAATTCATTGAGCGTCCATTAGCCCTTAGGTACTTTTTTCAGGACCACAAGGGTCATATCGTCGATTTGATTGGCCTGAAACTCGTTGACTTCCTCAATTATTTTGTTCAGCACCTTTCTGATAGGCAGATCCGCATACTGATTGAGGGCCTGCTCTAGACGATCCTGGCCGTACATCTCGCCGGCCTCGTTGGTGGCTTCGGTAATTCCGTCGGTAAACAGCAAAACCATATCGCCATCATGGATGCTCACCTCCAGGTCGCTCAGATAGTCGCTTATATCATCGGCAATACCAAGCCATGTACCTTCGTTCGAAATGACTTCCGTCTGGTTGGACTTAGCCCGGTAAATGATGACATCCTGATGCTTGCCAGCGAGGGTGATCTTGCTCTCATCGATGGATATGACCATCAACGTCATGTAATGGTCGGAGCCCAGGCGCGAAATGTTTTGCCTAATGACCCCGTTCACGGAATTTATAACCGCAGATGGCGTGGTCTTTCCAAGGCTGTTTACCATCGATGTGATGCTGGTCTCCGCCATCATCATGATCAGCCCCGAGTCTACCCCATGTCCAGAAACATCGCCGATGGTCAACCACTTATGCCCCTGTGGTGTTTCGATGATATCGTAGTAATCGCCGCCCACTTCCCTGGCCGGAGACATCACAGCGGCAAATTCAAAGCCATCGATGCGCCTGTTCTCTGGCAGGAGGGCCATTTGAATCCGCTTGGCGAGCTCCATCTCGCTCCAAAGTGCGTCTCGAGCCCTTTGCAGCTCCTTCAGCAGATAGAATTCCTTCTCCACCAGACGATAGCGTAAATGATTGATGCTGGTGGCGATGATGGCCATCGAGGTGAGAAAGAACAGGTTATTCGTCAGAATTGATGGCGAGTAGGCTTGGCCTGAGAATACGTTCAGGAGGATATACAGGCCTATGATGACGGTGCTGTTGATGGCCGCATGGGTGGCCTTCCACGGCATGAGCAGATTACCGCCGATGATCACCACATTGAGTCCGGCATAGTACCGGGAGTCAAACCCGCCCAAGTCTACCGTCATCAGCGCAATCATGCCGCCCACATTCAGGGAAGCCGCGTAGGCGTGCAAATAGGAGTACTTGCTGGCCTTGAACCGTCGAATGATAAGATGCTGGGCTATGAGCAAAAAAGTTGAGACAAGCCGGTAAGTGCCGAACCGGGTCAACAACTCCATGGGAATGGTGAAATAGTCCAGGATGAACAAAATGGGAACCAAGGTGAAGGCGATGACCGTCAATGTCTTCAGCCAGTCATGGAGAATCTCATTCAGGTAATAGTCAAATTCCATCACCTCGAACTTGGCCAGTTCAGTTCGATCCACGAATCGGTGGCCTTTCGATTTTTCACTAGGTACCGGACGAGTCAGATTAGGCGCGGGCATGGCTCACATCCGCAGGCACGGTAGGCAGGCGATTCATCAAGAAGTGCGGCCACGTCTTTATATACCACCCTTGGGGCAGCTTCCATTGTGGTCCTAAGCATGCCATCAGGCTAGCCGCTTTATTCTAAAAAGCATTTGGATATCCATGTCATCCACAGTCACCGTTGCCTGGGCATCGGGCAGGTCCTGTACCATCTTTAGAAGATCGTTTTCCTTCCGATAGAACAGAGCCCAGTCGCCCCAATACTCCATGTAGACCTTTATTGGATTCCAGGTATGGCAGTTGCCGATGATCATCTCCCCGCCGGGCTGCAGCAACTTGTACAGGTTAGTGATCAGGGCCTTGGCGACCGGCGCCGTAAGGTAATCCAATAGCCCCATCGAATAAATCAAGTCAAACTGCCCCCACCTGCTGGCCATGCGTCGGGTGGACATCATTGTCCTTACCGATTCGTGGAGATATTGCACCTTCACCTTACGACCCAGCCGTCTCTCGATTTTCTCGATTTGATTGCCCACTTGCAGGAGGGCGAGAGGGTCCTGGTCCAGCAGCGTGAATTCGTATTGTACACAATCCTCCGCCGTTTCCAGAAGGCCATTCAGCTCGAAGGCCGGCCCGCAGGCCACGGATAACACCTTCAGGCGCTCACCTGTTCCCAGCGCTGCTGTCCTCCGGGCATCCCGTAGCGCCTGGACGATCGCTTCGCAACGGTTGCGCACGGCCTTGGCAGCCGCGCTTTCGATGGGATGGCGGTGCATCAACTTTGAGAAGATGGAGTCGCCCAAGTCTTCCTGCAGGTAGATCATGCGCATTATTTCGTAATCACCAGAATATCCCCGGGGCTTAATGTTGGTCCTGCGCATGAGCGCCGAAGCGAGGATAAAACTCCAGACCTGTCTCCGGAAATAGAAACCGTGACGCTCATGCTCCTCCCGGGAATAATCGGCCACCAGGTGCTCCATTTCCTGCAAATGGTCATCAAAGAATCGCAGGAATGCGACGCCTTCCTTTGCCATTACGGCCTGTTGAATCGACTCGCGGACAAAATCGGGTTCGTCCCGGAATTCAGCATCCATGGCATCGAATATGTTGCGGTAGACACTTAGGCTGTAAGTGAGGTCGCTCGTATAATCCTTGAACTCCTGCCTGATCTGGCTCTTGCGCTCCAAAATAATTGGGAGGTTGGCAAATTCGCTCTGTAACACCACTATTCTGCGATTGAAAAAGAGTTCATGGTAGTCGTAAATGTCACGGGTGAAGACGAGACTGCCCGTAAATTCTTTTTCATCGGGGCGACGAATGAGTCGGCAGGGTCCCAGTGCAACCCGTCGTCCGCCCAACAGGACGGCCAAATCTTCGAATTCTGCTCCATTGGTAACCTTATCACCGTCCGAAAATCTGACCAGTATCGAATACCGGGAGGCATACTTGGTATCGACCGCGATTTCCTCCCCGGCTTGCATCAGAAAGGCCCGGGCTGTTTTGGTCTCCTGGTTCATGGAAGCGGCGCGCCCTGCAGCTCTACCCGACCATCCTTCGTGGAAAAGATTGTCAACGCCGAAAATATCAGTTCCTGCCATTTGGATGAGCTGTCGTAAATCACCCTGATGCGGGAAGAACCCCGCTTTGCCCGCTCCAAAATCTTTATGATGGGGGTAATGGTTGAAGAATTCATAAAAGCGATACCCCGAAAATCGAGGATCAATCTCTTGTCATTTTCACTGCATCTCTTGATCAAACGTAGTAGAAGCGGCGTAATGAATTTCCCAGGCTCTCGCTCAATACTTTTGCCGTCCCAGGTTGCAATGACGGCCTCGGAATCCTCCCTAACAGCGATCGTTAAGAGGGAACTGACATGAATCTTCGATCTTGCCATCGACGTCTCCTACAGTGCAGCTATATGTTCCTTACGGCGGAAACGGTGAGCAAGTCTTTGTCAGATACGAAGAAGTCGAGGGCCACCTTTCCTTCATAGGCTATTCGCACGATGCCCAAACCACTCTCTTTGTCATCAAGTGGTTTTTTCGAAATCTCCCGCAATCTCTTCACATAGGCTTCAAACGGATCCTGGAATCCCCTTACCCACTGAATCGTTTTGTCCAACTTGTCAAGGTTCGGCAGCGAACTCTCGGCGATCGGATTGGTGACTTCCACCGTAATGTGATCCCCGCTCAGATCCAGAAGGATTGATACTTTGTCGGTCTTGTGGGTGAAACTGCCGTATTTCACGCTGTTCTCCAGCAGCTCGCTCAGGACCATGACCGTTGCAACCCTGACCTGTTCAGCAAAGCCGTGTTTCTCGAGGAAGTCGGCGGCATCCAGCCTGATGCGCTCTAGTTCATCCCACTCAGGGGCAATCTCTATTTTCATTGTATTTGCCATTCTAGTCTGGTTCTCGGATAATTGCAGGTGAAGCGCTCCAAGCGAATCAGGCGTGACCCACCTGAACGGGCTCATCCTCACGTCATGAAAATCTAATATAA includes:
- a CDS encoding class I SAM-dependent methyltransferase, yielding MNQETKTARAFLMQAGEEIAVDTKYASRYSILVRFSDGDKVTNGAEFEDLAVLLGGRRVALGPCRLIRRPDEKEFTGSLVFTRDIYDYHELFFNRRIVVLQSEFANLPIILERKSQIRQEFKDYTSDLTYSLSVYRNIFDAMDAEFRDEPDFVRESIQQAVMAKEGVAFLRFFDDHLQEMEHLVADYSREEHERHGFYFRRQVWSFILASALMRRTNIKPRGYSGDYEIMRMIYLQEDLGDSIFSKLMHRHPIESAAAKAVRNRCEAIVQALRDARRTAALGTGERLKVLSVACGPAFELNGLLETAEDCVQYEFTLLDQDPLALLQVGNQIEKIERRLGRKVKVQYLHESVRTMMSTRRMASRWGQFDLIYSMGLLDYLTAPVAKALITNLYKLLQPGGEMIIGNCHTWNPIKVYMEYWGDWALFYRKENDLLKMVQDLPDAQATVTVDDMDIQMLFRIKRLA
- a CDS encoding ATP-binding protein, with the translated sequence MKIEIAPEWDELERIRLDAADFLEKHGFAEQVRVATVMVLSELLENSVKYGSFTHKTDKVSILLDLSGDHITVEVTNPIAESSLPNLDKLDKTIQWVRGFQDPFEAYVKRLREISKKPLDDKESGLGIVRIAYEGKVALDFFVSDKDLLTVSAVRNI
- a CDS encoding PP2C family protein-serine/threonine phosphatase; this translates as MDRTELAKFEVMEFDYYLNEILHDWLKTLTVIAFTLVPILFILDYFTIPMELLTRFGTYRLVSTFLLIAQHLIIRRFKASKYSYLHAYAASLNVGGMIALMTVDLGGFDSRYYAGLNVVIIGGNLLMPWKATHAAINSTVIIGLYILLNVFSGQAYSPSILTNNLFFLTSMAIIATSINHLRYRLVEKEFYLLKELQRARDALWSEMELAKRIQMALLPENRRIDGFEFAAVMSPAREVGGDYYDIIETPQGHKWLTIGDVSGHGVDSGLIMMMAETSITSMVNSLGKTTPSAVINSVNGVIRQNISRLGSDHYMTLMVISIDESKITLAGKHQDVIIYRAKSNQTEVISNEGTWLGIADDISDYLSDLEVSIHDGDMVLLFTDGITEATNEAGEMYGQDRLEQALNQYADLPIRKVLNKIIEEVNEFQANQIDDMTLVVLKKVPKG